From the genome of Trichosurus vulpecula isolate mTriVul1 chromosome 6, mTriVul1.pri, whole genome shotgun sequence:
ATCTCTactccatccttcacacagctgccggATTGATACTCCTAAAGAACAGGTCTGAGCGTGTCAGAGGGTCTGCTCAACAGtgtttccctattgcctctaggacaaaatgcaGACTCTAGTTGGCATTTGTCTTTCATGATCTGGCTCCAGTCTGTCTTTCTGGACTGTTTACATAAATAATAAAGACATAACCATAAAAGTGATCCACAAAGCAATAAGAACAGTCCACAGGAATGTAAAACCCAAGGCAATGAGAGTAAAAGGTGCTAGCAAAGAAGTTACTGGGGGTCTCAGAGTTTTCAGTGGCCCGATTTGCTTCTGCAAATGCCCCCTCTGCAAAGGGCCCACAGATGATTCCAGATCAGTCCACCTGGGAGTGAAATTAGTTCAAACAGCCCATGTCCGTTCCATAACTTAGCTTAGCACCAGTGGTTGGTGACGTGGAAACGAGATAGTAACTAAGACTTCCCTAGTTCTGCTAGCATTCTGGCCCCCACCAGCTATCccgtctgtctgtttctctgtccctctctccctttctccctctccccactccttctttctcaccctcctcccttcccgtgctgcctttctctttctctctaccccTTTCCAGTTCATCTCTTTGCCTTTGCAGATCTGATGCTTAAAGTGCACTTCCTCTTTCTCAATTCTGCCTTTTGGGAAATCTAGTTCCCTTTAAGGCCCATATTCCCACATACCCCATGTCATTTACCAATTCCTGGCCCACTTCCACATCTCTACATGCCTGTCATTCTCTCTGTTCACATCACAAAGTCCCTAAATCAGGTTCTTATCACCCCTGGCCTCCACTATTATAACagactcctaactggtctcccacCATCCTGATTCCATTCAGTTATCTCTACAGCTGCCAGATTGATATTCCTATAGCACAGTATTTGATCACATCACCCCCTTCTTTCCTTAGGGCATTAAATATACAATCTGTCTTCAGCTTCTCTTTGCCAGCTAATTACACATCACTCCTAGTATCACACTGTGACCTAACCAAATGGATTGTTGACTCTCCCCGGTCTGAGACATTCCATCCATCCCCTTAGCCTTTGCATAGCTTGTCCCTCCCCTAGACTTGGAAtgtcctctccctctgcctcttgaaatcccCAGCTTCCCACAAGTGCCACTTCCATCAGGTAGTTAGTCTGGACTCTCCCAGGTGTTAGTATACTACTTTGTAGTGTCGTTAGGATGTCACTTGGTGTTGTATCTCCCCAGTGGAAGGCCGGGACTGGCTCACTTTTGTACTGGTATCCTCAGGCTATATCACATAATGGCTGCTCAGAAATGCCTGGGAATTTATTTGTTGATAGGCtgtagaggtagaagggatcttagaggtagCTAGTCTTACCCTCtaatttataaatgagaaaacaggcccagaggtacttgcttaaagtcacacaagGAACATGTAGTACACCCTAGATTGGAAGCCAGTTGTCCTGACTGTAATGCTCCTGTTCTGAGACTAGGCTGAGTtagaagacccaagttctagCCCCAGTTTTgccactaactgtgtgattcAGGTTAAGTCATTAAACTTTTCTAggatttcttttcctcatctgtaaaataagtggtgGGAGGGGGTACGAATCCaaaggacccttctagctctgcatgcctgtgattctgtgaaatatcAAATTATGTCTTACCTGATCTAAGCTCAATAAACTTGTCCAGACAAGTGTAGGCTAATTTTCTTAGTTGTGAAGTCACATGATCAAAGTTATCAGGCTGGACAGATCtctcaaatattttcaaattcaTTGGTTGCTTTTCTCAAGTCAAATATAATATCTGCATTTGAACACCTTAACTACTGCTTTGTAATTGAGCAAAGTCGATCTAGAAATCAGCAATTTGAGAGTCAGATTTAATGGGACCATGGATAGGACCTTGGAGATTGTCTCTGGACTCattcatttatagatgaagaaactcaggtccCAAAGGGCTAAGATATTTGCCTGAAGTCGCACCTAGAGTAAATCAGAGAACTGgtgtttgaacctgggtcttgactctaaatccagcattctttctcctctgccaTGCTGCTTCTAACCTGGGTAGCTTCATATGCTAGTGGACTTGTTAGATACCTCGCCTCAACCTGCAAACATTTTAAGGATAGATGGTAAATAGTCAAACATTTCCCCATAACATTTGCATGTTGGCAGAGTGCCAGACACTTGGGATCCAAAATGACTGTTCATATGTTTGTTTTGCAGTTTGTTTATCTTATCCAATGAGACAGTAAACATCTGGAGTCATTTGCTgggtttcttcctcttcttcacacTGGGTATATATGACATGACTTCTGTATTACCTTCAGCAAGAGCTTCTAGAGAAGACTTTGTGATTTGCTCTATTTGTCTTTTCTGCTTTCAGGTAAGTAATTTTCTAAGCAGTAATGGAGGATGAGTAGTGAAGGAATTTTGGACAGGCCTGCTTGGGCAGATGACATTGGGTTGCCTCAGCCATTCCGTTTGCTTAAAACAGCACAGGAGTAAATAGGTCAAATTAAATAATTCATGTTTCACTCAGTATTAATCTTACCATCAAAAACCTAGTATGTTCTTTTGGACATTTGAGATCCAGGTTGTTCCCAGGATTGAGAAATGACAGTTAACTTAAGACAAAAATTTCCGTCctccacttgaaaaaaaaatccccaaagatTCCTTCATTTAATATCATTGTAAATATCTAAGAGAggtaaggactgtttttgctttttcgtTGTAACCCCAGAATTTAGtgcagtgcttggtacatagtcagcatttaataaatgtttgtcagcaATTTATGGTTGTAATCTATTTTATCAGATGGTGATACAGTATCTAATAAGTTAATATAAGTTAATAATaagttaataaaaatttgttttccctCTCATTGCCTTGTGTTGGTTTGCTTCTACTATTCCTCTTTTTCAACATTATATTGTGCTTATCTGATTTACCcatcttttttatgtttatttctgACGCCCTGGCGTCTGCTTAAACTCTGATCTGACTTCAGGTGGTTAGTATTTGCTTTAGCTTTCTCTCAGTCTATTCCATTTATATGTTCAtagcattttaaattcattttgtttaGTATTTCTAAATGACCTTTTGTCCTAACTTCACTGTTCATTTTTTATCTTACAGAATTTTCAGGAAATACTAATGTTTCTAAATTTTAAGAATTTGTTGAGGGTATGATAACAATTATTGTAAAAGCAAACAACATTGGAAACCTAATTTTAGAGTTTTAAACACTTCTAAACACCATATTTTCCAAAAGATATGACCACAATGTAATAAGACTGATTTTCACTTGTGGTTTCTGAAATTAACTTTTTACTATAGTTATATCATATTTTCAATTCTGTAACATTGAAACATTACTATTATAGTTGAGAAGGTTAAACTATATTCTTTGGCTGAAGTACAcggaataaacatttgtttatcTCTGTATGCCATTTGTAGATTTTCTATCATACCTAaaatgttgttgttaagttgtttcatgaccccattatGGTTTTGTTGGCAAAGTACTGGAGTTTGTAAACCTATGCATTTTACtttatacatttgaaaacattattctgaggaggggtctaGGTTTTATCAGGCTGACTAAAGGGTGCTTGACACAAAAATGGTGAAGAACCCCCTGATCTAGATACTCTTCTCcataccttccttccctccccatctctttctccctgtctttccccttctctcctcctttctcccccttgctcttattccatcccatctcttgTATCTCTCCCCCCTCAACATTCTTAACTTCCACAGCCTTAATCCCGCTCATCATTACTTCCAGTCAGGACTATTACCAAAGCCTCCAAACTATGCCTTAGCctctctcaactgtaaaatggggttgataaCTCAtattacaggattgttgtgaggctcaaatgagatatttgtaaagtgcttagcacagtgcctggcatgtaataatcaatgttgttgttcagtcctgactctttgtgaccccatttgtggttttcttggcaaagatactggaggggtttgccatttccttctccagctcattttacagatgacgaaactgaggcaagctgggttaagtgacttgcccaggagtgtcacgcagctagtaagtgtcagaggctggatttgaactcaggtgtgcctggcccagcactgtatccactgtaccacctcattGCCCCTTAtaataaaaagtatataaatgttaagcattatcatcatcatgatccTAGGTAGTAAATCTCAAGTTAAAACATTTGCTATAATCACTAATAATCTTCATGTGGACAGTTTGcaatccaaatttttttttcctcttcagctcACTCTGTGAAATGGatatattctttaaaagttaTCTCTAAAGAACTTTAAACTGATCCTCCtgccctcatttttttcattcttagatTGGAACTTTTTTCTAAAAGAAGAGACAATTTAATCctagggataataaaagcaatGCCAAATGCAGTAAACATACTGAGATGCAACAtctaaaggaaaaaaggaaaatcatacttttttcatttctgattaAAATACATCACATATATATTCCCCCACCTTGCCTCTTAAAACTGAAAGTCCACAGACTTTGTAAACCATATTAGTTCCCCTTGTAGCTGGTGGTGGTTTTATGGAGTCAGTGGAAGTCTAAATGGACCATTACTTCCTCTCAAATCCAAACTGTTGGCCCCTTACCAATCCAGTCTCCTCACtaaattcttctaaatttgaatgtgtgtgtgtgtacacgtgtacACAGAAACCACTGATTCCCCCATAGCCTTTTATATTTCTCTATACATTGAAAAATAGGAAACTAATCAAGCCGAAGCCACAGCGATCATATCATTTGCTTTACTGTCTTGCTAAGCATGTTCTGGTTGAGGAGAGAGGACTTGAGGATGTAAAATGGCCAGAATGGGAAGGCACAATCTGTCCTTCCCTCTTTGACGACAGATACCTCTCTTTCCTATGAACTAATCTCAAGGAAAAATAGTTTCTGAAGTAATATTTAAAGTTTCTTTAGAATATGCATTATTTCCTTTAGATTtatcagaaaattatttttcctgtaAGTTGAATCTCAAGATACTATTTTTATTATGCTTAATGCCagatttccctcctccttttagaATCTAAGTCCAATTTTATAATCAGaatcaatgaggaaacagatatTTCTACAAAGTTTAATAGATTTTTTCAAGAACATACCTGTTCCATAGAGTGAGATATAATAATCTTTCGTAGATAAAAGTTGGAAAATATATCAAGAAAAATAAcgtatattttacatttatttttatattccctGTGTGAAGAAGTCAGACTGCAGAACAACCATCTTCTGATTTAATGGATGCCATAGAACtatagatttggaagggaccccagagatcaACTCGTCTCATctactcactttatagatgagaaaaccacaGCTCAGGTCTGCTTAAATAAACTCACACACCCCAACAGCAGCAGAACTGGCGCTAGAACCCAGTGGTTGCCATACCCAGATTTCAGCTCTTCCCACTGCCCTTTTTATTTTGCTAATTGTTGAGCCACTGACGTGATCAGATGCATTGTTTTGTCAGTTGGAGGCGATAAACCAACATACCTTAAATCATCATTatcctggaatcaagaagaaccATATTTAGCATGTGATTTTATCGTTAAACTCTTGGTTAATTGATAAAAGATATAATAGTTTGATATTCCTTTTGAGAAACATAGTTAATAAATGTACTGTTCTTACGATATTGATGTGCTTAACCATTTTGATTTAATTTGGCCATACATAGTCTTAATAGCTAGTTAAATCTTAGATAATACAGGATGTTACTTAATGACATTTTTagatggataattttttttaattttcaggaatTGATTTCAGTAATCATTGccttatttttggttttaaatcTGTCTTTTAAATGTCACtaagctttgttttatttttgcttttcgtAGGTCTGTATGCTTTGTTCTGTAGGCTATCACCTCTTCTCTTGTCATCGTTCAGAAAAAACCTGTCGACGATGGATGGCATTAGATTATGCAGGAATCTCTGTTGGCATACTGGGTTGCTATGTGTCAggagtattttatgcattttattgtAATAATGTAAGTAACTGAAACATATTTCTTATTGGCCTTTCAATCTTTCATATTGGTGTTTCAGTTCCCAGGACTAAAGCTTGTATTTATGAGCAGTGTATAATTCACTGGTGGGGAATATAGAATGTTTTATGTAGAAGTAGAATGTTTATTTATAAAAGTGATTTTTGAGGTGGGAATTGAGTTCTAAAATCTCAGTCATCTTTTTACCAATTTTACTATTCTTTCAGTAAGGAAAAATTGTGTGCCATAGGATGCAGATATTGAGTTATTGTGTAGTAATCAGTGGTCTGTCTGCGCTGTTTGGCAATGTATCTTCAGTACTTTCACACCCATTTATGAAGATCCTggcacatgccaggcactggtgctacaaagacaaaagtggaaaGGCCCTGTTTTTAAGGACCTCACAGTCCTGTTGGGGAAAAATAGCAGACACACAGCAAATGAAATACAAAGTATACGTGAAATATACAAAGTAGTCTCCACTATTAATTAATGCTTAATTTTCATGTGAGTAGGAGTTGCATCATTTAGTTACTCCATAGGCATGCAGATGGCTCTAAAATCTTTAAAtcaattttcctcttctctccagtccCCTATCATTGCCTGATAAAGCTCTTATCCAAAATCCTGCCAGTACACAAGAGGCTCattatcttctttgtttttttacttctttgaggACCAAAGCATCACTCTCAATTGCACAGGTACAACTGAAACCAAATGGGGCCAGGCCTCAGCACAATTGAAGGAAGATCAGGTTTATCTTAGTACTCCAGCTTCCTCTTTCTTcacaccttttcttctttttgacacATCTTCAAAGCTGCACctgcaaagactttttttaatctctattcAGTTATGCATCTTATTAGCTATCCTTCCTCCAGAAATGAAAGTAAACCTGTATGGGCTATTAAGCCAGACAAGAAAAGGCACATTTAGTCTTTGGCATAAGGTACCTGCCACCAGAATATtggtgaaagagaagagaactCTAGAGCATTATAATGAGCTTAGAAAGCAAGGAACCTCAGtgtcctacacacacacactcacactcacactctcacACTCACGTAAAGAGCTGGAAATAAGGATTTTTCTTAGGTCTATTTCATGTGTCCCTTTAGCAAATGCGAccaatttttgtgtgtgtacacatagatagatattacttaaaGTGATATCAAACCATGCCTTCCCCATGCTGAACTTGTAGTATAGTCGATTTGTTTTTAACTTAAGTCTAGAACTTTATATTTATCGTAACATTTATCTAACATGCATTCCAGTGCCTATGGGGATCTTTTTGAATCCCTGTTCTCTTATCTAATTCCTCTCAGTTCAGTGTTATCCACAGATTTAATAAACATGCCTTTTGCATCTTTATCCAGATCATTGATAAAAGTGGTGAATAAGATAGTCGTGGCATAGCATTGATGACCTTCTTCCAGGTTGCACAAGGGTTcagtacttttttgttgttgtatttttcTAAAGAGATGAATTATTTCCTGCCCACCTATGGACaataggtttttttctttgtttcttaataAAACCTCCAAACTCTTCTGATAATTTTCATCTTAGACTAGATCTTGAGCTAGAGGATAAGACACTGCCAGGGAAGGCCTCCTCTCACACACTTACGGGATGTTATTAGTCTCTCTGCTCTTTGTGCTCTAGGTAGCTTTCTCTGTTTTCCCtgccttatcctcttccctcttttgtGGCTGCCAAGAGCAAACCTGCATCTGAAGACACTACAGCATCCTGTGACTTTCCAGATAGCATGGAATTAGAGCTGGATGTTCCTGAATGGCTGAAGAGAGAAATCAGAAGTTTCAGAGGAGAATTTAACAAGAACAGATGACCTGCGCAGCAGAAGgaattggcagaatagaaaactTGAATCTATAGtagcaagtctcaccaaagacaTGAACAAGAGCAGCAGATTGGAAACACCACTACTCCAGAGAAGCTAAAAACCAAACTATTAAAAGAACCCATCATCTCTGTATCAGCAAAACACATCAATATCAAGACAAGATGCAAAGAGGAAAACTAAGGATCCCAGACCTCCCAGAAGAATGTGACAGATCAAAAAATTCTGAACACAACAACACAAGGAAACTACCCAGAACTCccaaacacagaaaacaaagcaccaatggaaagaatccacagattgccatCAGGGAACCACTCTGTTAAGATACAGTGCTTAAATTTTAAAGTtccaatgaaaaatattaaattctgCAAGAGATCAGGAGAAACACTTACAAGTATTAAGGAAGAcaaaataacacaagactattttGTACCcaccagaaatcagagaagggaatggagTAACATATTCCAAAAATCAAAGCAGCTTAAGATGGTCAAAATGACATAGCCCACAAACCTGAGCCTAATCATCCGTGAGAGAAGGTGGATGTTCACTAAAAGGATCCATCATTTGAAGCATCCttgcaaagaaattaaaataaggaAGAATGGTTAGACCTGACCACATATGTACAGAAGAAATCTATgccttatacacacatacagtgcCAAACGCTACTAAGTGCAggtcaaaccagattaaaatgtaattcagaaatatttaacaaagctAAAAGTACAACAAAACATAacgttaatttgtagttttctaagtcagtacgTGGCCCACAAGGCTCCTTATTTACGATTTAGTGGcccttatttctatttgagtttgacactactgcttTAAGTAAGAAAGACATGATGTCTCAAAGAAGGGAAATGTACACaagaatgagaaaggtctcatagtACTAACAAAAGAGGGCAGTTGGAAAGACATCCATAACCTATATGCCTGCTTCTCATCTCTAACATGACTTGTTATGTGCATCCGTAAGAAATGTATacttttagtttatctttccaagAATTCAAACACTAATAAGAAACAACTTTTAATATGAAAAAAGGgaactgaatgaataaataatttggACTTATAATTCAGTAGCTCCAACTTCATTGTAGTTAACTaacaaaaatgcatttatttttccttccccttccagtACTGGCGTCAGGTCTATCTGATTATGGTGCTTGCTATGATCCTCACCGTCTTCTTTGCTCAGATTCACCCCAATTACCTCACTCAACAGTGGCACAGACTTCGTTCCATTATCTTTTGTTCAGTGTCTGGGTATGGAGTGATTCCTACTATTCACTGGGTCTGGCTCAATGGAGGTGTTGGTGCACCTATTGTACAGGTATGTTGTTTGTGACCAAAGCCTTTTTCATTCTGTTCTCCTGCTGTCATCTCTTTGCGCAAGTATTTCACCTAGTGATAAAAAACCAGGAAGGACGCTGCCATCATCTGACCATACATTTACAACTGCAGATCAACAGTGTCATTTTGTGAATTTCACTGATCATAACtattttcattaaacatttaaaaacacacTAACAGGGTTGGGATGAGGATTGACTAATTATGAATAAGAGATGATCAGTCAGTGAGCAgaagaaaggaaaccaaatgtAAATAGACATTTTTGCTATTTATTATAAACTCTAAACTTTGGAGAGGCAGGATAACAAGGTTAAACATATTGACAGATTTTTGAGAGAGCAGGATGTGGACAAGAGGCACATGGGATGGTCTATGATCTGCATGGTTGAAAAGAGTTTCCTGATTGATGTCACAGATCCATTTTGTTGTTAGGCTTCTTGGTATCCTGAAAACCATAATCCATAAAAATCAGTCCGgggagggaaggggcagggggaCAAGCTGTAGAGCTGAAAGCGTTAAGCACTCCAGGAATTAAGATTGATCGTTCTGTTAAtcacagttcttaagtctttcacagttgtcaTTTACGGTGTTAGAATTATAACTTGTTCTCCTatttcagctcatttcactttgcgtcagttcatacaagtcttcccaattttctccaaATCCCACCCTTCTATCATTTTCTACAGTACAGTaatatcctattacattcatatagaataatttattcagccatttcctattATTGGTTACACACCTTGTTTTTAGTTATTTCCTATGAATGGTCTTCCAGAGTAGCCCCCTTCCACTTCTGAATATCTGTCATTATTTGGAATTTTTTCATTACCTCAAGATGAAGTCTGCCCCTCCACATTTTCTGCCCATGATTCCTAATCTGGAGCAAAGCAGAATAAATCAGATCTCTCTGCCCTGTGACAGCTCCAAatacctacccccccccccccccgccccggccaTCTTCTCTTTCAAAGTTAAGCATCCCATCTTCCTTCAGCTGAATCAATAGCATATGATTTTGAGGCCCTCCCCCATCCTGGTCATGTTCTTTCATGTACGTTCCAGCTTAGTGATGTCCTTTATAAAAGGTTCTTAGAACATTCTGCTGTTTGTTTATGCATATTCACCTTTTTCTCGCAAATGCCAACTTTATAGCAACAAAGAGTGTTACCCAATTTATGTACTTTATGTCTTGTATCCTGACTGTGGCAGGGTACTGTGGGCCTATCGCCTCCCTAGTTAGCCCTGAACACTGTTTACAATTCACTTAAGAGTCTGTCCAAGATGATTTTTTAGCTGCCATATCACCTCACTGACTCATATTTAACTTGAATTCTGCTTAAACACCCAGTTGTTTTTCAGAAGAAATGTTATGTAGAATGGATATAGAAAAGAAGGTACGTGAGTAACTGGTTCTAaactaataagatgaaatgtaactgcaataaataaatgtaaaagttgGTGTGTACTTATGTAGGGGGGGTAGAAATAATCAAATACCCATGTGCTGCTTTAAATTAGACTTGATTTAGAAattgttattaaaaaaagatgtaCATCTTTTTCACTTGACCAATAAACTTAATGAGTAGTGTGGtgtaattaccaaaaaaaattaattaaaaaacccaCACACCCCCTCCCTAAATGAATATATCCTTTGGCTACATTAATAGACTGTTTGATCAAGGGAATTTTGCGTTGAATTCTGTATTATTTAGACCATATTGGAATATTGCATGAGCACTAGAGATTTAGAAGGACTTTGAGAAATTAGAGCAAATATGGAGCATGGCTAGGATGAGGGGTCTAAAAACCACAGGCTATTTAGGGGAGCTGGTCTCAAGAAAGGTCATTTTGTCAGAGATGTCACACGATGGAATAGGCCTCAGAAGCAATCAACTCTACACCTTTCGTGGATATTGTAACAGTTCCTCCATTTGGCTTTGCCAGTTGACCTCCAGAGGCCCTTCTTTCTGACTTGAGATTCTATGATCAAGTTGCTGTGTTCTGGATTCAACCCCTTAGTCATCTGgtactttctttcccttcctggtATGGAATTGGGTTTTCCcttggtatttttttcttggagctgAGCTGGTCCCAGGATTGACATCCTGCTTCTTAAGACAAAATCTGTGTCTTACTACAGTGCTTTGGCTTTCAAGGAAGAATTAGTGTTCTAATTGAAACCTGAATTGTCACCATGACTTATGTGCTTTCATTTGCAGGAATTTGCACCTCGTGTGATAGTGATGTATATGATTGCTCTTGTCGCTTTCCTCTTCTACATTTCCAAAGTTCCAGAAAGATACTTTCCAGGTATGTAGCTGTATGAGAGTACTACAACTACCTCATTTGAAAAATCTGTTTATCAGAGCATGTGAACAAATTCTCCCTGCACTCCTAAGAGATAACTTTTGTTGAATATAAGCGCCTTTACCTTTTATAGGTTAAAACAAGAAGCCATGACTAAAaagttaaattttcctttttcaaattagCCATATATCTCCCTTCAAGAACTCTGAGACTTAGTATGTAGGTCTATTAAAGTGGTTGAGCCTGGTGGTCTGTCCTTGCAAAGCCAGAGGTAAAAAGTAACATCCATATCAGCACCTTGAATTTGTAATTATgtgtatttttcctcctgtttatccttATAGGACAGCTAAACTACCTCGGGTCCAGCCACCAAATATGGCACATCCTCGCAGTGGTCATGTTGTATTGGTGGCATCAGTCAACAGTGACTGTCATGCAGTACAGACACAGCAAGCCTTGTCCTGACTATATTCCACATTTATGAATGCAGGTATGAC
Proteins encoded in this window:
- the PAQR3 gene encoding progestin and adipoQ receptor family member 3; the encoded protein is MHPKLLKNAHYIELGSYQYWPVLVPRGIRLYTYEQIPVSLKDNPYITDGYRAYLPSRLCLKSLFILSNETVNIWSHLLGFFLFFTLGIYDMTSVLPSARASREDFVICSICLFCFQVCMLCSVGYHLFSCHRSEKTCRRWMALDYAGISVGILGCYVSGVFYAFYCNNYWRQVYLIMVLAMILTVFFAQIHPNYLTQQWHRLRSIIFCSVSGYGVIPTIHWVWLNGGVGAPIVQEFAPRVIVMYMIALVAFLFYISKVPERYFPGQLNYLGSSHQIWHILAVVMLYWWHQSTVTVMQYRHSKPCPDYIPHL